One window from the genome of Aptenodytes patagonicus chromosome 4, bAptPat1.pri.cur, whole genome shotgun sequence encodes:
- the SH2D4A gene encoding SH2 domain-containing protein 4A — translation MLKQILSDMYIDPDLLAELSEEQKQILFFKMRQEQIRRWEEREAAVDKASAKKPLPRKANGKSVTWKLGADNDVWVWVMGEHPSDKSYTAICEEIQAQRAKRLAREQGKEGRETDSSVTRSLHPQPGGLGETDLHGNKKSTVEEKKEGGRKTAAATTGKSQELTKRETRDVHQMLADCHMRKHGFQQTKETQRRHSEEETTAPQEAIPQSHPSSESQRTLQKSDENEPEWQESLRKSKAADEKRRSLARQARDDYRRLSLQGIHRGKQADISKGATAGDRRRLQYPPLPPKPKLLPPAMANGRAIRKEGIQRTISNSTEESIIKWFKEEQFPLRAGYQKTADTIAPWFHGILTSKKAEELLNKTVPGSFLVRVSEKIKGYVLSYRSVEGCKHFLIDASSDSYSFLGVDQLQHSMLADLVDYHKNEPITSLGKELLLYPCGQEDQEPDYISLFE, via the exons ATGCTGAAACAGATATTATCAGACATGTACATCGATCCTGACCTGCTGGCAGAACTCAGCGAGGAGCAGAAGCAGATCCTCTTCTTCAAGATGAGGCAGGAACAGATCAGACGgtgggaggaaagagaagctgcTGTGGACAAGGCTTCAGCAAAGAAGCCACTGCCGAGAAAAG CCAACGGGAAGTCGGTGACGTGGAAGCTCGGCGCTGACAACGATGTCTGGGTCTGGGTGATGGGCGAGCATCCTTCAGATAAATCATACACGGCCATCTGTGAAGAGATCCAGGCACAAAGGGCAAAGCGGTTAGCGAGAGAGCAAGGCAAGGAGGGCAG AGAGACTGATTCTTCTGTAACACGGTCTCTACATCCACAACCAGGAGGCCTGGGTGAGACAGACCTTCACGGGAATAAAAAAAGCACtgtggaggaaaagaaggaaggtgggagaaaaactgctgctgctacAACAGGGAAAAGCCAGGAGCTCACAAAG AGGGAAACCAGAGATGTTCACCAGATGCTGGCAGACTGCCACATGAGGAAACATGGCTTCCAACAG ACGAAGGAAACACAGAGGAGACATTCAGAAGAAGAGACCACAGCTCCTCAGGAGGCAATACCACAGAGCCACCCCAGCTCAGAGAGCCAGAGGACGCTGCAGAAATCGGATGAGAATGAGCCTGAATGGCAGGAATCCT TGCGGAAATCCAAGGCAGCAGATGAGAAGAGACGCTCCCTTGCACGGCAAGCCAGGGATGACTACAGAAGGCTTTCACTGCAGGGTATCCACAGAGGGAAGCAGGCAGATATTTCCAAGGGTGCCACAGCAGGAGATCGGCGACGACTCCAGTATCCACCTCTCCCCCCCAAGCCTAAACTTCTACCTCCTGCAATGGCAAACGGGAGAGCGATTAG GAAAGAGGGAATTCAGAGGACAATCTCCAATTCCACCGAAGAAAGCATCATCAAATGGTTCAAAGAGGAGCAATTCCCTCTCCGAGCCGGCTATCAGAAAACCGCAGACACGATAGCACCTTGGTTCCATG GTATCCTAACCTCTAAGAAAGCAGAGGAGCTTCTGAATAAAACAGTACCGGGGAGTTTTCTGGTCCGGGTCAGTGAGAAAATCAAAGGCTACGTGCTCTCCTATCGGTCTGTGGAAGGATGTAAACACTTCCTCATTGATGCCTCCAGTGATTCCTACAGCTTCCTTGGAGTGGACCAGTTACAACATTCAATGCTGGCTGACCTTGTAGACTACCACAAG AATGAACccatcacttccctggggaaGGAGCTGTTGCTTTATCCATGTGGCCAAGAGGACCAAGAACCAGATTACATCTCTCTCTTTGAGTGA